From Azospirillaceae bacterium:
GGCTGAAGGGAACCAAAGGGGAGGAAGTGGCGTTGGCCTTGACCTTCCTTTGCGGCCGTCTTCGATGGCCAGTCCCTGATGGAGTGACGGCCATGACGCAGTCCCCGCTTGCACGCCCCATCCCTTTCACCCCGGCGGTTGAGACGGTCAGCCCCGATGAGGCGGAGACCAACCGCGCGCTGGCGGAGGTGTTCGAGACCATCATCACCAAAACCCATGCGGATCTGGGCCATGCCCAGCGCGGCGTGCATGCCAAGAGCCACGCTCTGCTGCGGGCCGAACTGACGGTGCGGCCCGACCTGCCCACCGAGCTGCGCCAGGGCATCTTCGCGGAGCCGGGGCGCACCTATCCCGCCTTGGTCCGCATTTCCACCACGCCCGGTGACCCCTTGCGCGACAGCGTTTCCCTGCCGCGCGGCATTGCCATCAAGGTGATCGGGGTGGAGGGGGACCGCCTGCCCGGGTCGGAGCGTGACGTGACCCAGGATTTCCTGATGGCGACGGCACCGGTGTTTTCCGCCCCGGATGCCAAGGGCTTCCTGCAGGTTCTGAAGCTGCTGGCCGCCACCACCGACAGGGCGGAGTGGGCGAAGGCGGCCCTGTCGGCCACCTTGCGCCCGTTGGAGAAGGGGCTGGAGGCGCTGGGCACGGAGAGCGCGCTGCTGAAAGGCTTGGGTGGCTATCCCAGGACCCACCCGCTGGGCGAACGTTATTTCACACAAGCGGCCAGTCGCTTCGGCGCCTGCATGGCCAAGCTGGATCTCCAGGCCGCCTCCGACAATTTCCGCGCCCTGGTCGGGCAGGAGATCGACTACGCCGGCCGGGAGAACGCCTTGCGGGAGGAGGTGGCGGATCTGCTGGCCCGGCAGGGCGGGGCCTGGACCCTGGGCGCCCAGCTATGCCGCGACCTGGAGGCCAACCCCATCGAGGATGCCTCCCGCCCGTGGGCGGAAGAGGCCAACCCCTACCTGGCGCTGGCCACCCTGGTGGTGCCGGCCCAGGACAGTTGGACCGCACCCCGATCCCAGGCGATGGATGACGAGATGAGCTTCAACCCCTGGCACGGCATCGAGGCGCACCGGCCGCTGGGCAACATCATGCGCGCCCGGCGCCATGTCTACCCCGTCTCCGCCGGCCTGCGCAGCCACCTCAACGGCTGTCCCATCCATGAGCCACGGTCGGTGCCGGCCCTGGGATGACACACGTTGACAGGGAAGGGCGTCGCGGCCACCATGCCGCCCATGGTCACGACGCTTCCCCTTTGCTGCACGTATTACGCGCCCTCCTCATAGGAGCGGCGTTGTTCGACCATGTTGAAACGATGCCGCCGCCAAGGCGGCATTCGTTTTTATGACGATCGGTTCCTTGGTGGCGATCCA
This genomic window contains:
- a CDS encoding catalase family protein, whose amino-acid sequence is MTQSPLARPIPFTPAVETVSPDEAETNRALAEVFETIITKTHADLGHAQRGVHAKSHALLRAELTVRPDLPTELRQGIFAEPGRTYPALVRISTTPGDPLRDSVSLPRGIAIKVIGVEGDRLPGSERDVTQDFLMATAPVFSAPDAKGFLQVLKLLAATTDRAEWAKAALSATLRPLEKGLEALGTESALLKGLGGYPRTHPLGERYFTQAASRFGACMAKLDLQAASDNFRALVGQEIDYAGRENALREEVADLLARQGGAWTLGAQLCRDLEANPIEDASRPWAEEANPYLALATLVVPAQDSWTAPRSQAMDDEMSFNPWHGIEAHRPLGNIMRARRHVYPVSAGLRSHLNGCPIHEPRSVPALG